Proteins from a single region of Rhodovibrio salinarum DSM 9154:
- a CDS encoding ABC transporter ATP-binding protein, which produces MASPVLQVDNLTVEFPGRRGTLRAVDDISFQIAEGEVLGVVGESGAGKSMTGTAVIGLLEPPGRISGGSVHLEGQRIDNLPHEQMRRIRGDKIGMIFQDPLTSLNPLYTVGFHLTETIRTHTDLSEAQARRRAIELLNEVGIPAPEQRIDQYPHHFSGGMRQRVVIALALSAEPKLVIADEPTTALDVSIQAQIIQLLKRLCRDHGTSVMLITHDMGVIAETADRVAVMYAGRIVEVGPVREVVQNAKHPYTEGLMGAIPKIGGRTEDLVQITGSMPRLSQIPSGCAFHPRCPQAFDRCTQERPELLPVGDSKAACWLHAPEAADAAGGRRG; this is translated from the coding sequence ATGGCATCGCCCGTCCTCCAGGTCGACAACCTGACCGTCGAATTTCCCGGCCGCCGCGGTACGCTGCGGGCGGTCGACGACATCTCTTTCCAGATCGCCGAAGGCGAGGTGCTGGGCGTGGTCGGCGAGTCCGGGGCCGGCAAGTCGATGACCGGCACGGCCGTGATCGGTCTTCTTGAGCCACCGGGACGGATTTCCGGCGGCAGCGTCCACCTGGAGGGGCAGCGGATCGACAACCTGCCGCACGAGCAGATGCGCCGGATTCGGGGCGACAAGATCGGCATGATCTTCCAGGACCCGCTGACCTCGCTGAACCCGCTCTATACCGTCGGCTTCCACCTGACCGAGACGATCCGCACCCACACCGACCTGTCGGAAGCCCAGGCCCGACGTCGCGCGATCGAGCTGTTGAACGAGGTCGGCATCCCCGCCCCCGAACAGCGGATCGACCAGTACCCGCACCACTTCTCCGGCGGCATGCGCCAGCGCGTGGTCATTGCCCTGGCGCTGAGCGCGGAGCCCAAGCTGGTGATCGCCGACGAGCCGACCACCGCGCTCGACGTCTCAATCCAGGCGCAGATCATCCAGCTCCTGAAGCGCTTGTGCCGCGACCACGGCACCAGCGTCATGCTGATCACCCACGATATGGGCGTGATCGCGGAAACGGCCGACCGCGTGGCGGTGATGTATGCCGGCCGGATCGTCGAGGTCGGCCCGGTACGCGAGGTCGTACAGAACGCCAAGCATCCCTATACCGAGGGCCTGATGGGCGCGATCCCGAAGATCGGCGGACGCACGGAGGATCTGGTGCAAATCACGGGCAGCATGCCGCGCCTGTCGCAGATCCCGTCGGGCTGCGCCTTCCACCCCCGTTGTCCCCAGGCGTTCGACCGCTGCACACAGGAGCGTCCAGAGTTGCTGCCGGTGGGCGACAGCAAGGCCGCCTGCTGGCTGCATGCGCCCGAAGCGGCCGACGCCGCGGGAGGTCGACGTGGCTGA
- a CDS encoding PAS domain-containing protein, translated as MSSVAFEEMPASRLPDPVLTRLYRYWDALREARAGPTRPEVDPIDMPREVLPDLMLTEVVLADGTRRYRYRIVGSRIAEQAGADPTRQFLDEALPREFGYLDYILGLYDALVDIVRPLYSRSSYVTADTSSSPERETHRLMLPIVAAEGAVTHVLAAQVFHVQRGVTQKPFLSPDGVSYGETVLVTPD; from the coding sequence TTGAGTTCGGTCGCGTTCGAAGAGATGCCGGCGTCGCGCCTACCCGATCCGGTGCTGACTCGCCTTTACCGTTACTGGGATGCTTTGCGCGAGGCGCGCGCGGGGCCGACGCGCCCTGAGGTCGATCCGATCGACATGCCGCGCGAAGTCCTGCCGGATCTGATGCTGACCGAAGTCGTGCTGGCGGATGGCACGCGGCGTTATCGCTACCGCATCGTGGGGTCGCGGATCGCCGAACAGGCCGGGGCGGATCCGACGCGACAATTCCTCGACGAGGCTTTACCGCGTGAGTTTGGTTACCTCGATTATATCCTCGGGCTTTACGACGCGCTGGTGGATATCGTCCGGCCGCTCTATTCGCGCAGCAGCTATGTCACCGCCGATACCAGCTCTTCCCCGGAGCGGGAAACGCATCGCCTGATGCTCCCGATTGTGGCGGCGGAGGGAGCGGTGACCCACGTCCTGGCGGCCCAGGTGTTCCATGTACAGCGTGGCGTAACGCAGAAACCGTTCCTATCACCGGACGGGGTCAGCTACGGCGAAACGGTGCTCGTCACACCAGACTAG
- a CDS encoding ABC transporter substrate-binding protein has translation MNKFRTGVAAALVVTASLALAGPIQAKTFRYAFQGDAQSLDPHALNETFTIGFHANIYEGLIRRDTELNIEPALATEWEMLSPTHWRFHLREGVTFHNGNTFNADDVVFTFKRIQMDGSDMGSKIAPNTEVIKVDDYTVDFKTAQPNPILHYEWQDVFIMDKEWAEVHDATHPTDITTDADNYAAFHANGTGPFKVESRETDVETVLVRNEDWWDTPQHNLDRVVFTPISQDSTRVAALLSGEVDMAYPIPVQDLRRVDANPQTEALTGPELRTIFLGMDQMRDELLYSNVEGKNPFKDVRVREAVYRAIDIRAIKQKIMRGQSDPSALMISPFLFALSDQFERPSYDPEKSQQLLADAGYPDGFQVAMDCPNNRYVNDEAICQAVVAMLAKVGVDVDLNAQPKAQYFAKVLAYDTSFYLLGWTPSSLDSYNVYANLIMCLDRDKTPTQAKFNYGGYCNPKIDALAEQILVETDEAKRNELIAEGFRILEKDWGYIPLHQQYLAWGAASDVDVKQSPDNKMLLYYVNMQ, from the coding sequence GTGAACAAATTTCGAACAGGGGTCGCGGCGGCACTGGTCGTCACGGCGAGCCTCGCACTAGCTGGGCCGATCCAGGCCAAGACTTTCCGCTACGCTTTCCAGGGCGACGCGCAATCGCTGGATCCGCATGCGCTCAACGAGACCTTCACGATCGGCTTCCATGCGAACATCTACGAAGGGCTGATCCGTCGCGATACCGAGCTCAACATCGAGCCGGCGCTGGCGACCGAGTGGGAAATGCTCAGCCCCACGCACTGGCGATTTCATCTGCGCGAAGGCGTGACCTTCCACAACGGCAACACCTTCAACGCCGACGATGTGGTGTTCACCTTCAAGCGCATCCAGATGGACGGCTCGGACATGGGCAGCAAGATCGCGCCCAACACCGAGGTCATCAAGGTCGACGACTACACGGTCGACTTCAAGACGGCCCAGCCGAACCCGATCCTGCATTACGAATGGCAGGACGTGTTCATCATGGACAAGGAGTGGGCCGAGGTGCACGACGCCACGCATCCCACCGACATCACCACGGATGCCGACAACTACGCGGCCTTCCACGCCAATGGCACCGGTCCGTTCAAGGTTGAGAGCCGGGAAACCGACGTCGAGACCGTCCTGGTGCGCAACGAGGATTGGTGGGACACCCCACAGCACAATCTGGACCGGGTGGTGTTCACGCCGATTTCCCAGGATTCCACGCGCGTGGCCGCCTTGCTGTCGGGCGAGGTCGACATGGCCTACCCGATCCCGGTACAGGACCTGCGCCGGGTCGACGCCAACCCGCAGACCGAAGCGCTGACCGGGCCTGAGTTGCGCACGATCTTCCTTGGCATGGATCAGATGCGCGACGAGTTGCTGTACTCCAACGTCGAAGGCAAGAACCCGTTCAAGGACGTGCGGGTGCGCGAGGCGGTCTACCGCGCGATCGACATCCGCGCGATCAAGCAGAAGATCATGCGCGGCCAGTCGGACCCATCGGCGCTGATGATCTCGCCGTTCCTGTTCGCCCTATCGGATCAATTCGAGCGGCCCAGCTACGACCCGGAGAAGAGCCAGCAACTGCTGGCCGACGCCGGCTATCCCGACGGATTCCAGGTCGCCATGGATTGCCCGAACAACCGCTACGTCAACGACGAAGCGATCTGTCAGGCGGTGGTCGCGATGCTGGCCAAGGTGGGCGTGGACGTCGACCTGAACGCCCAGCCGAAGGCGCAGTACTTCGCCAAGGTGCTGGCTTACGACACCAGCTTCTACCTGCTGGGGTGGACCCCCTCCAGCCTGGACAGCTACAACGTCTACGCCAATCTCATCATGTGCCTGGATCGTGACAAGACCCCAACCCAGGCCAAGTTCAACTACGGGGGCTACTGCAACCCGAAGATCGACGCGCTGGCGGAGCAGATCCTCGTGGAAACCGACGAGGCCAAGCGCAACGAACTGATCGCCGAGGGGTTCCGCATCCTCGAGAAGGACTGGGGTTACATCCCCCTGCACCAGCAGTACCTGGCCTGGGGCGCGGCGAGCGACGTCGACGTGAAACAATCGCCCGACAACAAGATGCTGCTCTACTACGTCAATATGCAGTAG
- a CDS encoding translocation/assembly module TamB domain-containing protein: MRLRRPLKIAGWTLVSLLAVLLVAVLALWGAANTERGQAWITATLESALSAPGAPATVSGLQGPLPQNARLGRLVLRDENGAWLTLEDARLSWSPLALLSGRLELQAVTAKRIALDHLPAGGPPEEPQPEASQSDPFEVPSLPVAVRLDRLSVDRLEIGEAVAGTAAAFRVDGQAAAPQGGRLTTNLSVDRLGGPSETLRLDAGYARDTRALALELRLDAPPGGLIAQLADLPDGAGATLALTGDGPINAWRGQLDARVGDAARLQTEIQFDTFNRLALQGEAEAPGYLTGDLARLAGGPVRFDLALARKGDSGLTIERGQVQSSTLTADLAGGLAADGTSLDAAIDLQVTDAAPLNALAAPAEVSGLTARVTAQGPVATPKLHVSAQAESAGVPDAGARDVTVDLRYTPAESLMQGQAEVEVTGAQGRFALDALSHYDGHPVHARMRGLLDLDGMTLHQASVTAALRDLQLSADGSADLATTSGDAAFNLQLATLDQLGPIVPIGLQGAGTLSGHAVFGGDGPLVDGTVTGDLQQFAAGIPILNALLQDRVQLATDLRLAEDGALTLSNLSVDSPNARIQGQLALPGDFASLQGDFTAEVPDAGVLQPALNVPLAGAATLSAHLDGALSDPGVRADLRLSEAVVASQRLGTATVKADVQTLASGPQGRVQLDTTDGPAGAVDAETAFALAGDSLNLSAIRAQVPGLNVQGQQLQVPLAGGALDGQFAVRSDQLRPLLSRVAGLEAAAAADLTVTLGPDGSGGQQVALGGDLRDVALPDDGPSVERVQLDGTVANAFASPNANITVDLLRAAAGPVEMDRLTVTARGTQRDLDVTAEGEGRGQNTLDKPIAISLAGNLAEDGPARVISLGQLRLEVGERTLALARTARLRLQGQEIALQDLALNIGDGRIMLDARRGTDQVELTLDADQVPLSYTALVLAEPQLSGRLNAQAQLSGPPSGPTGAVNLTLEDVGSEGTDLPPLNARVDLRLDEARQLIANGRVTGLGDSPLQLTANLPVDLNLASGFAAGLRQNDEISGRIAWAGEIAPLMPLVPATGHRLTGHADLDFRVAGTLDKPDLSGEAKLEDGRYENLDTGTLLTEMQALIQADDQRVEIARFTAKDGGTGTLDITGGVDMPQPGTPSQVDIKIDAKSAKLARLDFLVADADVDMEVSGSLQDMLVAGTVTVNQAEARIPNNLPPEVADLKVVSEQELRERRAAEQKAAESGQPASDPQKASRTELDIAIDIPGQTFVRGNGLDSEWRGNLVVKGTATAPIVRGQLEAVRGRVSLLNKTFNLENGQVAFSGGREINPRLDIRAVNESEELTAIVRVSGNASNPTFELSSVPELPQEQVLSRLLFGKSPGELGPAESAQLAAAVAELSLGGGGPGVIDRLRNFVGVDVLQLGGDADTGPTVEAGKYVTEDVFVGVEQGANATSSQVKVEVDVTEHIKMESAAGVTGSSSVGVQFHWDY; this comes from the coding sequence ATGCGACTGCGCCGTCCGCTGAAAATCGCCGGCTGGACGCTGGTCAGCCTGCTCGCCGTGCTGCTCGTGGCCGTGCTCGCCCTGTGGGGCGCAGCCAACACCGAGCGCGGCCAGGCCTGGATCACAGCCACGCTGGAAAGCGCGCTGTCCGCGCCGGGCGCGCCCGCAACCGTGTCCGGCTTGCAAGGCCCCCTGCCCCAGAACGCGCGGCTGGGCCGGTTGGTGCTGCGCGACGAGAACGGGGCCTGGCTGACTCTGGAGGACGCGCGACTCAGTTGGTCACCTTTGGCGCTCTTGTCTGGCCGGCTGGAGCTGCAGGCGGTGACGGCGAAACGGATCGCCCTCGACCACCTGCCAGCCGGCGGCCCACCGGAGGAACCGCAACCGGAAGCCTCCCAATCCGATCCCTTCGAGGTGCCGAGCCTACCGGTCGCCGTGCGGCTGGACCGTCTGAGCGTCGACCGGCTGGAGATCGGCGAGGCGGTCGCCGGCACCGCGGCGGCGTTCAGGGTCGACGGACAGGCCGCCGCACCGCAAGGCGGCCGCTTGACCACGAACTTGTCGGTCGACCGCCTGGGCGGGCCATCCGAAACGCTGCGCCTGGATGCCGGCTACGCCCGTGACACCCGCGCACTCGCGCTCGAACTGCGGCTCGACGCCCCACCGGGTGGCCTGATCGCGCAACTGGCCGACCTGCCCGACGGTGCGGGGGCAACACTTGCCCTCACCGGTGACGGCCCGATCAATGCCTGGCGTGGTCAGCTCGACGCCCGGGTGGGCGACGCCGCCCGGCTCCAGACCGAGATCCAGTTCGACACCTTCAATCGCTTGGCGCTGCAAGGCGAGGCCGAGGCGCCCGGCTATCTGACCGGCGACCTGGCGCGGCTTGCCGGGGGACCGGTGCGTTTCGACCTCGCGCTGGCCCGCAAGGGAGACTCCGGCCTCACGATCGAACGGGGGCAGGTTCAGAGTTCGACGCTCACGGCCGATCTGGCCGGTGGCCTGGCTGCGGACGGGACATCGCTCGACGCCGCGATCGACCTGCAGGTGACCGACGCGGCCCCGCTCAACGCCCTCGCCGCACCGGCCGAGGTCAGCGGCCTCACCGCACGCGTTACCGCCCAAGGCCCCGTCGCCACGCCCAAGCTGCACGTGAGCGCGCAGGCCGAGAGCGCTGGCGTGCCCGACGCGGGCGCCCGCGACGTCACGGTCGACCTGCGCTACACCCCCGCAGAGTCGCTCATGCAGGGCCAGGCGGAGGTCGAGGTCACCGGTGCGCAGGGCCGCTTCGCCCTCGACGCGCTGTCGCACTACGACGGCCACCCGGTACATGCGCGGATGCGCGGCCTACTGGACCTGGACGGGATGACGCTGCACCAGGCCAGTGTGACCGCAGCGCTGCGCGACTTGCAACTGAGCGCGGACGGCAGCGCCGACCTGGCCACGACCAGCGGCGACGCCGCGTTCAACCTGCAGCTCGCCACGCTCGATCAGCTGGGTCCGATCGTGCCAATCGGCCTTCAGGGTGCGGGTACCCTGAGCGGCCATGCCGTTTTCGGGGGCGACGGACCGCTGGTCGACGGAACGGTGACCGGCGACCTGCAGCAGTTCGCCGCCGGCATTCCGATCCTGAACGCCCTGCTACAGGATCGCGTGCAACTGGCAACCGACCTGCGCCTGGCTGAGGATGGCGCGCTGACCCTGTCGAACCTGTCGGTCGACAGCCCGAACGCACGCATCCAGGGACAACTCGCCCTGCCCGGCGATTTTGCCAGCCTGCAAGGCGACTTCACCGCCGAAGTCCCGGACGCCGGCGTACTGCAGCCCGCCCTCAACGTGCCTCTGGCCGGCGCGGCGACGCTGAGCGCACACCTGGACGGTGCGCTGTCCGATCCGGGCGTGCGCGCCGATCTGCGGCTGAGCGAGGCTGTCGTGGCCAGCCAACGGCTGGGCACCGCGACAGTCAAGGCGGATGTGCAAACCCTGGCGAGCGGCCCCCAGGGCAGAGTGCAGCTGGACACGACGGACGGTCCCGCCGGCGCGGTCGATGCGGAGACGGCATTCGCGCTCGCCGGTGACTCGCTCAACCTCTCGGCGATCCGGGCTCAGGTGCCCGGTCTCAACGTCCAGGGACAGCAGTTGCAGGTGCCGCTCGCCGGCGGCGCGCTGGATGGTCAGTTCGCCGTTCGAAGCGACCAGCTGCGCCCGCTACTGTCTAGGGTTGCAGGTCTGGAAGCGGCTGCGGCCGCCGACCTGACCGTCACACTGGGCCCGGACGGCAGCGGCGGACAGCAGGTCGCGCTCGGCGGCGATCTGCGCGACGTGGCCCTGCCCGATGACGGCCCGTCGGTGGAACGCGTGCAACTGGACGGGACGGTCGCAAACGCCTTCGCAAGTCCGAACGCCAACATCACGGTCGACCTGCTGCGCGCCGCGGCCGGCCCGGTCGAGATGGACCGGCTGACCGTCACCGCGCGCGGCACACAGCGCGACCTGGACGTCACAGCCGAAGGCGAAGGGCGTGGTCAGAACACGCTGGACAAACCGATCGCGATCTCGCTCGCCGGCAATCTGGCCGAAGACGGCCCGGCGCGGGTGATCTCGCTCGGCCAGCTGCGCCTCGAAGTCGGCGAGCGCACCCTCGCGCTGGCCCGCACCGCCCGACTGCGCCTGCAGGGCCAGGAGATCGCGCTGCAGGATCTGGCACTCAACATCGGCGATGGACGGATCATGCTCGACGCCCGGCGCGGCACCGACCAAGTCGAACTCACGCTGGACGCCGACCAGGTGCCGCTCTCCTACACCGCGCTCGTGCTGGCCGAGCCGCAGTTGAGCGGCCGGCTGAACGCCCAGGCACAACTCTCCGGGCCTCCCAGCGGGCCAACCGGGGCGGTCAACCTGACGCTGGAGGATGTCGGCAGCGAGGGCACCGACCTGCCGCCGCTCAACGCGCGGGTCGACCTGCGGCTGGACGAAGCCCGCCAGTTGATCGCCAACGGCCGGGTCACGGGTCTGGGCGACAGCCCCTTGCAGCTGACCGCCAACCTGCCGGTCGACCTTAACCTTGCCTCAGGCTTCGCAGCCGGGCTGCGGCAAAACGACGAGATCAGCGGCCGGATCGCCTGGGCCGGCGAGATCGCCCCATTGATGCCATTGGTCCCGGCCACCGGCCATCGCCTGACCGGGCATGCCGACCTGGATTTCCGGGTCGCTGGCACACTGGACAAGCCGGACCTGTCCGGCGAAGCGAAGCTGGAGGACGGTCGATACGAAAACCTGGACACGGGCACGCTGCTGACCGAGATGCAGGCGCTCATCCAGGCAGACGACCAGCGGGTCGAGATCGCCCGTTTCACCGCCAAGGACGGCGGCACCGGCACGCTGGACATAACCGGCGGCGTGGATATGCCGCAGCCCGGGACCCCATCGCAGGTCGACATCAAGATCGATGCCAAGAGCGCCAAACTGGCGCGCCTGGATTTCCTGGTCGCGGATGCCGACGTCGACATGGAGGTGAGCGGCAGCCTACAGGACATGCTGGTCGCCGGCACGGTGACGGTGAACCAGGCCGAGGCGCGCATCCCCAACAACCTGCCGCCGGAAGTCGCCGACCTTAAGGTCGTAAGCGAACAGGAGCTGCGCGAGCGCCGCGCGGCCGAACAGAAAGCCGCCGAGTCCGGACAACCGGCATCCGACCCGCAAAAGGCGAGCCGCACCGAACTGGACATCGCCATCGACATCCCAGGACAGACCTTCGTCCGTGGCAACGGTCTGGACAGCGAGTGGCGTGGCAATCTGGTGGTCAAAGGCACGGCGACCGCGCCGATCGTGCGCGGGCAGTTGGAGGCCGTACGCGGACGGGTCTCCCTGCTCAACAAGACCTTCAATCTGGAAAACGGTCAGGTCGCCTTCAGCGGTGGGCGGGAGATCAACCCCCGGCTGGATATCCGCGCCGTCAACGAAAGCGAGGAGCTGACTGCGATCGTCCGGGTGTCCGGTAACGCTTCGAACCCCACTTTCGAGCTGAGCTCGGTGCCCGAACTGCCGCAGGAGCAGGTACTCTCGCGCCTGCTGTTCGGTAAGTCGCCGGGCGAACTGGGGCCGGCGGAAAGCGCGCAGCTGGCCGCGGCGGTGGCGGAGCTCTCGCTTGGCGGCGGCGGGCCTGGAGTGATCGACCGGCTGCGCAACTTCGTCGGCGTGGACGTCCTGCAGCTCGGTGGCGACGCCGACACCGGTCCGACGGTGGAAGCCGGCAAATACGTTACGGAAGATGTCTTCGTCGGCGTCGAACAGGGCGCCAACGCAACCTCCTCCCAGGTGAAGGTCGAAGTCGACGTGACCGAGCATATCAAGATGGAGAGCGCGGCGGGCGTTACCGGCAGCAGCAGCGTCGGCGTGCAGTTCCACTGGGATTACTGA
- a CDS encoding ABC transporter permease produces the protein MAASNKSDLIHRPGLTGALARALDSDVAYSFRQSKITMLAAAITAIFFLAALFAPWIAPHDPYDLTNISLMDSFLPPMWMEGGDARFPLGTDDQGRGILSTIIYGARASLLVGFAAVLLAAAIGVTLGLIAGYLGGTADALIMRVAEVQLSFPAILIALLIDGVTRGVLGGQGEGNLAFAVIIVSIGLSFWVQYARTVRGSCLVEKNKEYVQAARVIGVHPALIVMRHVLPNVLGPVLVIATISLALAIITEATLSFLGVGVPPTQPSLGTMIRVGNDFLFSGEWWISMFPGAALAILVLAVNLLGDWLRDALNPKLR, from the coding sequence ATGGCCGCAAGCAACAAATCTGATCTCATCCACCGCCCGGGCCTCACCGGTGCGCTCGCCCGGGCATTGGACAGCGACGTCGCCTACTCCTTCCGGCAGTCGAAGATCACCATGCTGGCGGCGGCGATCACGGCCATCTTCTTCCTGGCCGCGCTGTTCGCCCCCTGGATCGCACCGCACGACCCGTACGACCTGACGAACATCTCGCTGATGGATTCCTTCCTGCCTCCGATGTGGATGGAGGGCGGCGACGCGCGCTTCCCGCTTGGCACCGACGACCAGGGCCGCGGCATCCTCTCCACCATCATCTATGGCGCGCGCGCTTCCCTGCTGGTCGGCTTCGCGGCAGTCCTGCTGGCCGCGGCGATCGGCGTCACGCTGGGGCTGATCGCGGGCTATCTGGGCGGCACGGCGGATGCGCTGATCATGCGCGTGGCGGAGGTGCAGCTGTCGTTCCCGGCGATCCTGATCGCACTCCTAATCGACGGCGTGACCCGAGGCGTCCTGGGTGGCCAGGGGGAAGGCAACCTGGCCTTCGCGGTGATCATCGTCTCGATCGGCCTGTCCTTCTGGGTGCAGTACGCGCGTACGGTGCGCGGCTCCTGCCTGGTCGAAAAGAACAAGGAGTACGTTCAGGCCGCCCGCGTGATCGGCGTGCACCCGGCACTGATCGTGATGCGCCACGTGCTGCCGAACGTTCTGGGCCCGGTGCTGGTGATCGCGACGATCTCGCTCGCGCTCGCCATCATCACCGAAGCGACCCTGTCCTTCCTCGGCGTGGGCGTGCCGCCGACGCAGCCCTCGCTCGGCACCATGATCCGGGTGGGCAACGACTTCCTGTTCTCCGGTGAATGGTGGATCTCGATGTTCCCCGGGGCGGCGCTGGCGATCCTGGTGCTGGCGGTCAACCTGCTGGGCGACTGGCTGCGCGACGCCCTGAACCCCAAGCTGCGATAG
- a CDS encoding ABC transporter permease, whose translation MIAFIIRRLLQSIVVMLVVALLAFSMFRYIGDPINQMVGVETSSEEREALRERLGLNDPMLVQFGRFVADAARFDFGVSYQQKKPVSALFADRLPATLELAFLSAVFALACGIPMGVYTALRRDAWLSKVFLTVSLIGISLPTFLIGILMIFVFSVWLGWLPSFGRGETVDLGIWTTGLLTANGWKAAIMPAITLGLFQMTLIMRLVRSEMLEVLRTDYIKFARARGLSDRAVHFGHALKNTLVPVITITGLQLGSIIAFAIITETVFQWPGMGLLFLQAIQNVDIPIMAAYLILIAFFFVLINLIVDLLYYAVDPRLRVDRSTSAGH comes from the coding sequence GTGATCGCCTTCATCATCCGGCGACTGCTGCAGTCCATCGTGGTGATGCTGGTGGTCGCCCTGCTTGCCTTCTCGATGTTCCGCTACATCGGCGACCCGATCAATCAGATGGTCGGCGTCGAGACCAGTTCCGAGGAGCGCGAAGCGCTGCGCGAGCGTCTGGGGCTGAACGATCCCATGCTGGTGCAATTCGGCCGTTTCGTCGCGGACGCCGCGCGCTTCGACTTCGGCGTCAGCTACCAGCAGAAGAAGCCAGTCTCGGCGTTGTTCGCCGACCGCCTGCCGGCAACGCTGGAACTCGCCTTCCTGTCAGCGGTGTTCGCGCTCGCCTGCGGCATCCCGATGGGGGTCTATACCGCGCTCAGACGGGATGCCTGGCTGTCCAAGGTGTTCCTCACGGTCTCGCTGATCGGCATTTCGCTGCCGACCTTCCTGATCGGCATCCTGATGATCTTCGTCTTCTCGGTCTGGCTCGGCTGGCTGCCCTCGTTCGGCCGCGGCGAAACGGTCGACCTCGGAATCTGGACCACGGGTCTGCTCACCGCCAACGGCTGGAAGGCCGCGATCATGCCGGCGATCACGCTGGGCCTGTTCCAGATGACGCTGATCATGCGTCTGGTCCGCTCGGAAATGCTGGAGGTGCTGCGCACGGACTACATCAAGTTCGCGCGCGCCCGCGGCTTGAGCGACCGGGCGGTGCATTTCGGCCACGCGCTGAAGAACACGCTCGTCCCCGTAATCACGATCACCGGCCTGCAGCTCGGCTCGATCATCGCCTTCGCCATCATCACCGAAACGGTGTTCCAGTGGCCGGGCATGGGCCTGTTGTTCTTGCAGGCGATCCAGAACGTCGACATCCCGATCATGGCCGCCTACCTGATCCTGATCGCCTTCTTCTTCGTGCTGATCAACCTGATCGTCGACCTGCTGTATTACGCCGTCGATCCGCGCCTGCGCGTCGACCGGTCGACCAGCGCGGGGCACTAG
- a CDS encoding ABC transporter ATP-binding protein: protein MAERPVLQVRDLAKRFDVSPPLLNRLLQGQPQAFVQAIDDVGFDIPRGTTFSLVGESGSGKSTVARVVVGLYRPTQGSVTFDGTDLASIRSRKQMAPLRRRWAMIFQDPYASLNPRWRVRTIIAEPIRVHGLANGEAAIKRRVGELLELVGLSAQDGDKFAHEFSGGQRQRISIARALASEPEFLVCDEPTSALDVSVQAQILNLMKRLQRELGLTYLFISHDLAVVYHISDYVGVMYLGRLVEWAPAHELFTRPQHPYTRMLLEAIPDLEMSGRARTPVGGEVPSPIHPPAGCHFHPRCPFADGDRCQREVPMAHDIPGGGQVRCHAVEEGRMPPADVHTRG from the coding sequence GTGGCTGAGCGCCCCGTGCTCCAGGTCCGCGATCTGGCCAAGCGGTTCGATGTCTCGCCGCCCTTGCTGAACCGCCTGCTGCAGGGACAGCCGCAGGCGTTCGTGCAGGCGATCGACGACGTCGGCTTCGACATCCCACGCGGCACCACCTTCTCGCTGGTCGGGGAATCCGGTTCCGGCAAGTCGACGGTGGCGCGCGTGGTGGTCGGGCTGTACCGCCCGACCCAGGGGTCGGTCACGTTCGACGGCACCGATCTAGCAAGCATCCGCAGCCGCAAGCAGATGGCCCCCCTGCGCCGGCGCTGGGCGATGATCTTCCAGGATCCGTACGCCAGCCTGAATCCACGCTGGCGGGTGCGCACCATCATCGCCGAGCCGATCCGGGTCCACGGCCTGGCCAACGGCGAAGCCGCGATCAAACGCCGTGTCGGGGAGCTTTTGGAACTGGTCGGCCTGTCCGCTCAAGACGGCGACAAGTTCGCCCACGAGTTCTCCGGCGGGCAGCGCCAGCGCATCTCGATCGCCCGGGCGTTGGCGAGCGAGCCGGAATTCCTGGTGTGCGACGAGCCGACCAGCGCGCTCGACGTTTCGGTGCAGGCGCAGATTCTGAACCTGATGAAACGGCTACAGCGCGAACTGGGCCTGACCTACCTGTTCATCAGTCACGACCTGGCGGTGGTCTACCATATCTCCGACTACGTCGGGGTGATGTACCTCGGCCGGCTGGTCGAGTGGGCGCCCGCGCACGAGCTGTTCACCCGCCCGCAGCATCCCTATACCCGGATGCTGCTGGAGGCGATCCCGGATCTGGAGATGAGCGGCCGCGCGCGCACGCCCGTCGGCGGCGAGGTGCCGAGCCCGATTCACCCGCCCGCAGGATGCCACTTCCACCCCCGCTGCCCGTTCGCCGACGGCGACCGCTGCCAGCGCGAAGTCCCAATGGCCCACGACATCCCCGGGGGTGGCCAAGTACGTTGCCATGCCGTCGAGGAAGGCCGGATGCCGCCTGCGGACGTGCACACCCGCGGCTGA